Sequence from the Sphingosinicella ginsenosidimutans genome:
GTCAGCCGCTCGGTGACCCGCGAAGCGGTGAAGATGCTCACCGCCAAGGGCCTGCTCACCGCGCGACCGCGAAAAGGCACGACGGTGCGTCCGCCCTCGCGCTGGAACCTGTTCGATCCCGATGTGCTGCGCTGGCTCCTTGAGCGCAAATTCTCGCTGGAGCTGCTGCGGCAGTTCAGCGAGCTCAGGATCGCCATCGAACCCGCGGCGGCGGCGCTGGCGGCGCGCGCATCGGATGCGGAGGGCAGGGCGGCGATCGGCGCGGGCTATGCCCGGATGGTGGCGGCGGAGGCCGGCAATGACGTCCCGCTCGAAGCCGATATCGCCTTCCACATCGCCATTCTCGAAGCCTCGGCCAATCCCTTCTACCAGCAGTTCCGCGACGTGGTCACGACGGCGCTTCGCACCTCGATCCGGTTCACCAACCGGTTCAAGGGCCGCACCGCGAGCCTGCCCCAGCACCATGCGGTGATGAGCGCGATCGAACGGGGCGATGCCGTCGGCGCCAAGGCGGGCATGGAAGATCTGATCGCCGATGTCATGAACCTGATCGCCGGCGCGGAACGGAACGGCTGAGCGTGGAATGCGTCGCGGCCGT
This genomic interval carries:
- a CDS encoding FadR/GntR family transcriptional regulator, giving the protein MLGNNLTYAMLDALGKEIVTGGYDDQPFPTEAELARRHDVSRSVTREAVKMLTAKGLLTARPRKGTTVRPPSRWNLFDPDVLRWLLERKFSLELLRQFSELRIAIEPAAAALAARASDAEGRAAIGAGYARMVAAEAGNDVPLEADIAFHIAILEASANPFYQQFRDVVTTALRTSIRFTNRFKGRTASLPQHHAVMSAIERGDAVGAKAGMEDLIADVMNLIAGAERNG